In the Lascolabacillus massiliensis genome, one interval contains:
- a CDS encoding fumarate reductase: MSWLIKSSIGRKFVQSLSGLFLILFLLFHVCMNLVLIFNFETYNFLANDVLGANWWAIVGTVFIFFGFGVHIIYATFLTLQNRKARGNIRYESSSKTTTTWSSKNMFVLGLVITFFLVLHLYQMWYQMQVKELFGLDGVRHDGAQLVEEIFSNIWVVILYVVSFIALWFHLTHGFWSALHTVGWNNDIWMKRIKIIGNVLSTFICVGFIAVAVLMYLGYSNLLA, translated from the coding sequence ATGAGTTGGTTAATCAAATCATCTATCGGGCGGAAGTTTGTACAAAGCTTATCCGGATTATTCCTGATTCTGTTTCTATTGTTCCATGTTTGTATGAACCTGGTACTAATTTTCAACTTTGAAACATACAATTTCCTTGCAAACGATGTGCTGGGAGCAAACTGGTGGGCAATAGTTGGAACAGTTTTTATTTTCTTTGGTTTCGGTGTTCATATTATCTACGCTACATTCCTGACACTACAAAACAGGAAAGCTCGTGGAAACATCAGATATGAATCATCTAGCAAAACCACAACAACATGGTCTTCAAAAAACATGTTTGTTTTAGGTCTTGTAATTACTTTTTTTCTGGTATTGCACTTGTACCAGATGTGGTATCAGATGCAGGTAAAAGAACTATTTGGCCTGGATGGAGTACGTCATGACGGTGCTCAGCTTGTAGAAGAGATATTTTCAAACATCTGGGTTGTAATCTTATATGTAGTTTCTTTTATTGCTCTATGGTTTCACCTGACACACGGTTTCTGGAGTGCACTGCATACTGTAGGATGGAATAACGACATCTGGATGAAACGTATTAAAATAATTGGAAATGTACTGTCAACATTTATCTGTGTTGGATTTATTGCTGTAGCAGTGCTTATGTACCTGGGATATTCCAACTTATTAGCTTAA
- a CDS encoding fumarate reductase/succinate dehydrogenase flavoprotein subunit, with protein sequence MNNIDSKIPKGPLAEKWTNYKNNQKLVNPANKRKLDIIVVGTGLAGASAAATLGEQGYNVLNFCIQDSPRRAHSIAAQGGINAAKNYPNDGDSVYRLFYDTIKGGDYRAREANVYRLAEVSNEIIDQCVAQGVPFAREYGGLLANRSFGGSQVSRTFYARGQTGQQLLLGAYSALSRAVNKKQVKLYTRYEMVDLVVIDGRARGIIARNLVTGKLERFGAHAVVIATGGYGNTFFLSTNAMASNGSAAWQCYKKGAYMANPCMTQIHPTCIPVHGEFQSKLTLMSESLRNDGRIWVPKKKEDAEAIRQGKLKPTDIKEEDRDYYLERRYPAFGNLVPRDVASRAAKERCDAGYGVGTTGLAVYLDFADAIERLGRDVVEARYGNLFQMYEKIVDDDPYVTPMMIYPAIHYTMGGIWVDYELMSSIPGLFAIGEANFSDHGANRLGASALMQGLADGYFVLPYTIQNYLSDQISVPHIKTDSPEFEKTENEINQRIERLMNIKGKHSVDSIHKKLGHIMWEYVGMARNEAGLKKAIEELKEIKKDFWTNVRIPGEKSTLNIELEKALRLADFIEMGELMARDALNREESCGGHFRTEHQTEEGEALRHDDEFAYVSCWEYKGEDNEPVMYKESLDYEFVVRQQRNYKS encoded by the coding sequence ATGAATAATATAGACTCTAAAATACCTAAAGGACCACTTGCCGAGAAATGGACAAATTATAAAAACAACCAGAAGCTGGTAAACCCTGCCAATAAAAGAAAACTGGATATAATTGTTGTTGGTACAGGTCTTGCTGGTGCATCGGCTGCGGCTACACTTGGAGAACAAGGTTATAACGTTCTAAACTTCTGTATACAGGATTCACCAAGAAGAGCTCACTCAATTGCAGCTCAGGGTGGTATAAATGCAGCTAAGAATTATCCAAACGACGGAGACTCAGTTTACCGTCTGTTCTATGATACTATAAAAGGTGGTGACTACCGTGCTCGTGAAGCTAACGTTTATCGTCTTGCTGAGGTATCTAATGAAATTATCGACCAGTGTGTTGCACAGGGTGTTCCATTTGCAAGAGAGTACGGAGGCTTACTTGCTAACCGCTCATTTGGAGGTTCACAAGTATCCAGAACATTCTATGCGCGAGGACAGACCGGACAACAGTTGCTTCTTGGAGCCTACTCTGCTTTGAGCCGTGCTGTTAATAAAAAACAGGTGAAACTGTATACTCGCTACGAAATGGTTGATCTTGTAGTTATAGATGGTCGTGCACGTGGTATAATTGCTAGAAACCTTGTTACAGGTAAACTTGAGCGCTTCGGTGCTCACGCTGTTGTTATTGCTACAGGAGGCTATGGAAACACATTCTTCCTGTCAACAAATGCAATGGCATCAAATGGCTCTGCTGCATGGCAGTGCTACAAAAAAGGTGCATATATGGCTAATCCATGTATGACTCAGATTCACCCAACATGTATTCCTGTACATGGTGAGTTTCAATCCAAATTGACACTTATGTCAGAGTCACTCAGAAATGATGGACGTATTTGGGTACCTAAAAAGAAAGAAGATGCTGAAGCAATAAGACAAGGAAAACTTAAACCAACAGATATCAAAGAGGAAGATCGCGATTACTACCTGGAGCGTCGTTATCCGGCATTTGGTAACCTTGTTCCACGTGACGTAGCTTCAAGAGCTGCCAAAGAACGCTGTGACGCCGGTTATGGTGTGGGTACAACAGGTCTTGCTGTATATCTTGATTTTGCTGATGCAATTGAAAGACTTGGTAGGGATGTAGTTGAAGCTAGATACGGTAATCTTTTCCAGATGTATGAAAAGATTGTTGATGATGATCCATATGTAACTCCTATGATGATTTATCCTGCAATCCACTATACAATGGGAGGTATTTGGGTAGATTACGAACTGATGTCTTCTATTCCTGGGCTATTTGCCATTGGCGAAGCTAACTTCTCTGACCACGGGGCTAATAGACTTGGCGCATCTGCTCTTATGCAGGGACTTGCTGATGGTTATTTTGTACTTCCATACACAATCCAGAATTACTTATCAGACCAGATATCAGTTCCTCACATCAAAACTGATTCACCTGAGTTTGAAAAGACCGAGAATGAGATCAATCAAAGAATTGAGCGCCTGATGAATATTAAAGGAAAGCACTCTGTTGATAGTATCCATAAAAAACTTGGTCATATTATGTGGGAATACGTTGGTATGGCCAGAAATGAGGCTGGACTTAAAAAGGCTATTGAGGAGCTTAAGGAGATCAAGAAGGATTTCTGGACTAATGTTCGAATCCCGGGTGAAAAATCTACACTTAATATTGAACTGGAGAAAGCGCTCAGACTTGCTGACTTCATTGAGATGGGAGAACTGATGGCTCGCGATGCACTCAATAGAGAAGAGTCTTGCGGAGGTCACTTCCGTACTGAACACCAGACTGAAGAAGGTGAAGCTTTAAGACACGATGATGAATTCGCATATGTTTCTTGCTGGGAGTATAAGGGTGAGGATAATGAGCCTGTTATGTATAAGGAATCACTCGATTACGAATTTGTTGTTCGCCAACAGAGAAACTATAAATCATAA
- the trpS gene encoding tryptophan--tRNA ligase, producing the protein MDIVLSGIRSTGKLHLGNYYGALLNFTKMQDTSKCYFFIADIHSLTTHPDPKQLHQNVKNVLVDYLAAGIDPEKSVIYVQSDLHETAELYLYLNMHAYMGELAKTASFKEKARKQPENVNAGLLTYPTLMAADILIHNADKVPVGKDQEQHLEMTRKFARRFNNFYGVEYFKEPVAYNFGKELVKIPGLDGSGKMGKSEGNAIYLSDTPKEIEKKVKKALTDSGPTIPNSVKPDYIENLFTILRVVSTEEVVNHYEDQWNRCEIRYGDLKKQLAEDIIKVTTPIRERILEIHNDDNYLRKVTSEGAEKARERASKTIADVREIVGFKKF; encoded by the coding sequence ATGGATATTGTTTTAAGTGGTATACGCTCAACAGGTAAATTACATCTGGGAAATTATTATGGTGCACTGCTCAATTTTACAAAGATGCAGGATACAAGCAAATGCTATTTTTTTATTGCAGACATTCATTCACTTACAACTCATCCAGATCCCAAACAATTACATCAAAATGTTAAAAATGTACTAGTAGATTATCTTGCTGCAGGAATTGACCCTGAGAAGTCAGTTATATATGTACAGAGCGACTTACATGAAACGGCGGAGCTTTATCTATATTTGAATATGCATGCATATATGGGAGAATTGGCAAAAACTGCATCATTTAAGGAGAAAGCACGTAAGCAGCCTGAAAATGTAAACGCAGGACTCCTTACCTATCCAACACTAATGGCAGCTGACATTCTCATTCATAATGCTGATAAAGTACCAGTTGGAAAAGACCAGGAACAGCATCTTGAAATGACCCGAAAGTTTGCAAGACGCTTCAATAACTTTTATGGAGTAGAATATTTTAAAGAGCCTGTAGCATATAACTTCGGTAAAGAACTTGTAAAAATACCAGGATTGGATGGTAGCGGAAAGATGGGCAAATCCGAAGGAAATGCAATATATCTTAGCGATACACCAAAAGAGATAGAGAAAAAGGTGAAGAAAGCACTAACTGATTCCGGACCAACAATTCCAAATTCAGTAAAACCAGATTATATAGAGAATCTGTTCACAATCTTAAGAGTTGTTTCTACCGAAGAGGTGGTAAATCATTATGAAGATCAATGGAACAGGTGCGAAATTAGATATGGCGACCTTAAAAAGCAGTTAGCTGAAGATATAATAAAGGTAACAACACCTATTAGAGAAAGAATACTCGAGATACATAATGATGATAATTACCTACGCAAGGTAACTAGTGAAGGAGCAGAAAAGGCTAGGGAGAGAGCGTCAAAAACTATTGCTGATGTAAGAGAGATAGTGGGATTCAAGAAGTTTTAA
- a CDS encoding succinate dehydrogenase/fumarate reductase iron-sulfur subunit — MDKDINIKVKVWRQNGPKDKGHFEVYPLENISQGSSFLEMLDILNEKLINEGKEPVVFDHDCREGICGMCSLYINGHPHGPDEDITTCQLHMRKFNDGDTITVEPWRSTAFPVIKDLIVDRTAFDKIIQAGGYTSVNTGGTPDANAILIPHDQAEMAMDAAACIGCGACVAACKNGSAMLFVSAKVSQLALLPQGKVEAARRAKSMVAKMDELGFGNCTNTGACEVECPKNISISNIARLNREFLKAKFKD; from the coding sequence ATGGATAAAGATATCAATATAAAAGTAAAAGTTTGGCGTCAGAACGGACCAAAAGACAAAGGACATTTTGAAGTCTACCCATTGGAAAATATATCTCAAGGCAGTTCATTTCTTGAAATGCTTGATATATTAAATGAAAAACTAATTAATGAAGGTAAAGAACCGGTAGTATTTGATCATGACTGCCGCGAGGGAATTTGCGGAATGTGTAGTCTCTATATAAATGGACATCCACACGGTCCGGATGAAGATATTACAACATGTCAGCTTCATATGCGTAAATTCAATGATGGTGATACTATTACTGTTGAACCATGGAGATCTACTGCATTTCCTGTAATAAAGGACCTTATAGTTGACAGAACTGCTTTTGACAAGATAATACAAGCAGGTGGATATACTTCGGTTAATACTGGTGGAACTCCTGATGCAAATGCTATACTAATCCCTCATGATCAGGCAGAAATGGCAATGGATGCTGCTGCTTGTATTGGCTGTGGAGCATGCGTTGCTGCTTGTAAGAATGGCTCAGCAATGCTATTTGTATCTGCGAAAGTAAGCCAGCTGGCACTGTTACCACAAGGTAAGGTAGAAGCTGCAAGACGTGCAAAATCTATGGTTGCTAAAATGGATGAACTTGGTTTTGGTAACTGTACAAATACAGGTGCATGCGAAGTAGAATGTCCTAAAAATATCTCTATTTCAAATATTGCCAGATTGAACAGAGAATTTCTTAAAGCAAAATTCAAAGATTAG
- a CDS encoding Rne/Rng family ribonuclease — protein MTSELVVDVQSKEITIAVLEDKKLVELQQEDQNESFSVGNIYMGKVKKLMPALNAAFVNVGHKKDAFLHYLDLGVEFNSILQFQKLVEDKKKIPQLQKMKLQPDIDKDGLISDVLKVGQEILVQIAKEPISTKGPRLTAEISFAGRFMVLIPFINRVSVSQKIKSREERARLRQLIQSIKPKNYGVIIRTNAEGKRVADLDAELKILVKRWEDCIGKIQKAKAPSLIYEETGRTVALLRDIFNPSFEQIHVNDSDVSKQIAEYVNLIAPDRKNIVKEYKGALPILDNFGVTKQVKSLFGKTVTFKNGAYLIIEHTEALHVIDVNSGNRNKSKLGQEESAYEVNVAAAEEIARQLRLRDMGGIIVIDFIDMNKGEHRNMLLSKMQELMSTDRAKHNILPLSKFGIMQITRQRVRPEMEIATSEVCPTCFGKGKIKSSFLFTDTLEGKIDYLVNNLKVKKFSLHIHPYVAAYVQQGFFSLKGKWKKKYNANLKIIPNQKLGFLQYEFYDRDGNEIDLKEEIEMK, from the coding sequence GTGACAAGCGAACTTGTTGTAGATGTTCAATCAAAGGAGATAACCATTGCTGTTCTTGAAGATAAGAAGTTAGTTGAACTTCAGCAAGAAGATCAGAATGAGTCTTTCTCGGTTGGAAATATCTATATGGGCAAAGTTAAAAAACTTATGCCCGCCCTTAACGCAGCATTTGTGAACGTGGGACACAAAAAGGACGCTTTTCTTCACTATTTGGATTTAGGGGTTGAATTCAACTCGATTCTGCAGTTTCAGAAACTGGTTGAAGACAAGAAAAAGATTCCGCAGCTCCAGAAGATGAAGCTGCAGCCCGATATCGATAAAGATGGGTTAATCTCTGATGTACTCAAAGTAGGTCAGGAAATTTTAGTGCAAATTGCAAAAGAGCCAATATCTACAAAGGGTCCAAGATTAACAGCAGAAATCTCATTCGCGGGAAGATTTATGGTTTTAATTCCGTTTATCAACCGTGTATCGGTATCACAGAAAATTAAGTCAAGAGAGGAACGAGCACGTCTACGTCAGCTTATTCAGAGTATAAAACCCAAAAATTACGGGGTTATTATCAGGACAAATGCTGAAGGTAAGAGAGTAGCCGACCTCGATGCGGAACTTAAGATTCTGGTTAAAAGATGGGAAGATTGTATTGGAAAAATACAGAAAGCTAAAGCGCCATCTCTGATTTATGAAGAGACAGGACGCACTGTAGCACTGTTACGCGATATTTTCAATCCCTCTTTCGAACAGATACACGTCAATGATAGTGACGTGTCTAAACAAATTGCCGAATATGTAAATCTCATTGCACCTGACAGAAAAAATATAGTAAAAGAATATAAAGGTGCTCTGCCAATTTTAGACAATTTCGGCGTTACAAAACAGGTAAAGTCGCTCTTTGGAAAAACTGTTACATTTAAGAATGGTGCTTATCTCATTATCGAGCACACAGAGGCGTTACACGTAATTGACGTAAATAGTGGTAACCGCAACAAATCAAAACTAGGGCAGGAAGAAAGCGCATACGAAGTAAATGTTGCAGCTGCAGAAGAAATTGCCCGTCAGCTTAGATTACGCGATATGGGAGGCATTATTGTTATCGACTTCATCGATATGAATAAAGGTGAGCATCGGAACATGTTATTGTCCAAGATGCAGGAGCTGATGTCGACTGATAGAGCGAAACATAACATTTTGCCATTGAGTAAGTTCGGTATCATGCAGATAACTAGACAGCGTGTACGACCCGAAATGGAAATTGCCACAAGCGAAGTTTGCCCCACTTGCTTTGGTAAAGGTAAGATAAAGTCATCTTTCTTATTCACAGATACTCTGGAAGGTAAGATTGATTATTTAGTAAATAATCTGAAAGTGAAGAAATTCAGTCTGCACATACATCCTTATGTTGCAGCGTATGTTCAGCAAGGTTTCTTTTCGTTGAAAGGTAAATGGAAGAAGAAGTATAATGCAAACTTGAAAATAATCCCTAATCAGAAACTGGGATTTCTGCAATACGAATTCTACGATAGAGACGGAAATGAAATTGATCTGAAGGAAGAGATTGAAATGAAATAG
- a CDS encoding GNAT family N-acetyltransferase translates to MIQFAEDSTKQEVWDMWKKVFGDSDDYMEIYFRHKYRNENTLIYFDNGKAVSSLQMLNYQFTFCGQEIPVCYLSGVATLANYRGKGYSRKLILKSFEVAAERNIPLAILVPQEDWLLSFYNKFGFAQTFDTGNEDIISLKDLIDKNQGDLYEAYKEYDAIFRANDMTVQKSFSDFEAIAEEAKLFDYPPKRNLRGMARIIDAEQLIKIFACKYSDKSFTVKVRDEIVRENSSQFQVSMGQLQKNPARIIQPVFEVDIRELVQMLLGYHTSEKSCSISSFFPEKSAVMNMMLE, encoded by the coding sequence ATGATTCAATTTGCTGAAGATTCAACAAAACAGGAGGTCTGGGACATGTGGAAAAAGGTCTTTGGTGATTCTGACGACTACATGGAGATATACTTCAGACACAAATACCGCAATGAAAACACTTTAATCTACTTTGATAATGGTAAAGCAGTCTCTTCACTTCAGATGCTCAATTACCAGTTTACTTTTTGCGGACAAGAGATACCAGTTTGCTATCTTTCAGGAGTTGCCACGCTAGCCAATTACAGAGGAAAAGGATACTCCCGTAAATTAATACTCAAAAGTTTTGAAGTAGCTGCAGAAAGGAATATTCCACTTGCTATTCTAGTCCCTCAGGAGGATTGGCTGCTTAGTTTCTACAATAAATTTGGATTTGCTCAAACATTTGATACTGGAAATGAAGATATAATTTCTCTTAAGGATTTAATTGATAAAAATCAAGGAGATCTTTATGAGGCTTACAAAGAGTATGATGCAATATTCAGGGCTAATGATATGACAGTTCAGAAATCGTTTTCTGATTTTGAAGCTATCGCAGAAGAAGCAAAATTGTTTGATTATCCACCCAAAAGAAATTTAAGAGGAATGGCTCGCATTATAGATGCAGAGCAACTGATCAAAATATTTGCTTGCAAATACAGCGATAAATCTTTTACAGTAAAGGTAAGAGATGAAATTGTGAGAGAAAACAGCAGTCAGTTTCAGGTTTCAATGGGTCAGCTCCAAAAGAATCCCGCCCGAATAATCCAGCCTGTTTTTGAAGTAGATATCAGAGAACTGGTTCAAATGCTTTTAGGATATCACACATCAGAAAAGAGCTGCTCAATTAGCTCATTTTTTCCGGAAAAATCAGCAGTAATGAATATGATGCTTGAGTAG
- a CDS encoding outer membrane beta-barrel protein — MKTKGIIKTSIVVIFILLLSSPIFAQVNFGVRASVGLNNPEFKTLDETFNVENMTSYSIGPSIEAMFLPLGVANFGIDAALLYNDNRMTISNLTGEGGDRDVSNRYLNLPVNAKLKMGLGLLPLRLFATAGPWAGYLIDGDKIDIQGLADDVKAKEFQAGANLGIGLELLSFLQVGLNYSVKLTDNYSVDVPNWHDPLNGKNESWTITGTIYF; from the coding sequence ATGAAGACAAAAGGAATTATCAAAACCAGTATAGTGGTAATATTTATATTGCTGCTAAGCAGCCCAATTTTTGCACAAGTGAATTTTGGTGTTAGAGCAAGTGTGGGACTTAATAATCCGGAATTTAAAACTCTCGATGAGACTTTTAATGTTGAGAATATGACATCATACAGTATAGGTCCATCAATCGAAGCTATGTTTCTACCTCTAGGTGTTGCAAACTTTGGTATTGATGCCGCATTACTTTATAATGACAACAGAATGACAATCTCCAATCTTACAGGTGAGGGAGGCGACAGAGATGTATCAAACAGATATCTTAACCTTCCTGTCAATGCTAAGCTGAAAATGGGTCTGGGTTTACTACCACTAAGACTATTTGCAACTGCCGGACCATGGGCTGGATATTTAATTGATGGAGACAAAATTGACATTCAGGGTTTAGCTGACGATGTGAAAGCAAAAGAATTTCAGGCAGGTGCTAACCTCGGAATTGGTCTGGAATTGCTCAGCTTTCTGCAGGTTGGTTTGAATTACAGCGTTAAGCTTACAGATAATTACTCTGTAGATGTTCCAAACTGGCATGATCCTCTAAATGGTAAAAACGAGTCCTGGACAATTACAGGAACCATATATTTTTGA
- the priA gene encoding replication restart helicase PriA has translation MFADVILPLPLSDLYTYAVPAEMRNKIARGSRVIVPFGNKRYYTAIIYKIEDTISKELKDIDIKEIHSLLNSQPLVNEQQLNLWEWISFYYLSPLGDVFNAAVPSSMKSENLKSRFTPRTETVIKINPDMNPNIIREIIGKAQKQQSLYSQIENILIERKSEYISRKEVSELECHSTSALKSLIVKGVLQSVTIETSRLNTDLKPTRNLFPLNEVQQRAYKEIKNCLEFKQTCLLHGVTSSGKTEIYMHLIQDALSMGKQTLYLVPEIALTTQLTQRLQAVFGSKIGIYHSRINDNERAEIWSKMMSEDPFEIILGVRSSIFLPFNKLGLVIIDEEHEISFKQQDPSPRYHARDTAIMLAHLCNAKTILGSATPSLESFYNTKTGKYGLVTLQERYRNIMMPEIQIVNTFELRKRKKMKSVLAPLLIDQMNQSLENGEQVILFRNRRGFASLVECEQCAWTPKCKRCDVSLTYHKKRDRLICHYCNATYTLPAKCPSCNSENLKKLGQGTEQLEEEVESLFPDYFVGRMDLDTTRGKDAYEKIIDDFQSKRVQILIGTQMLSKGLDFENVGVVGVISADSLLNFPDFRSHERGFQLMMQAAGRAGRKNKQGKVIIQSADPLQPIYDYILNYDYEGFFNSQMAERKMFNYPPFSRLISIIIKDKIEHKVEAAAGYIAELLRITFGEMIQGPGKPIVSYIQSYHFREILIKLDNNFSLKKTREAIKSAESKFHSKREFKYITIQYDVDRV, from the coding sequence ATGTTTGCTGATGTAATATTACCGTTACCTCTTTCCGATCTATATACCTATGCTGTACCAGCTGAAATGAGGAACAAAATTGCCAGAGGATCTAGAGTAATTGTTCCTTTTGGCAACAAAAGATATTACACAGCTATAATTTACAAAATAGAAGATACTATATCTAAAGAACTTAAAGATATAGATATTAAAGAGATTCATTCCTTACTAAATTCGCAACCTTTAGTGAACGAGCAGCAACTCAACTTATGGGAATGGATCTCTTTTTATTATTTGTCCCCTTTAGGTGATGTGTTTAATGCGGCTGTCCCCTCCTCTATGAAATCAGAAAATCTTAAATCAAGATTCACACCTAGGACAGAGACAGTTATAAAGATAAATCCTGATATGAATCCCAATATCATCAGGGAAATTATCGGGAAAGCACAAAAACAACAATCCCTATACTCACAAATAGAGAATATACTCATCGAAAGAAAGTCAGAATATATCAGTAGAAAAGAGGTCTCTGAACTAGAATGTCATTCAACTTCTGCCTTAAAAAGCTTGATTGTCAAAGGTGTGTTGCAATCAGTTACTATCGAGACAAGCAGATTAAATACAGATTTAAAACCAACGCGTAATCTATTCCCTCTTAATGAAGTTCAACAAAGAGCATATAAAGAGATAAAGAACTGTTTGGAGTTCAAGCAAACCTGTCTTCTGCATGGAGTTACATCAAGCGGGAAAACAGAAATATATATGCATTTAATACAAGATGCGCTTTCAATGGGTAAACAGACTCTTTATCTGGTTCCCGAGATAGCACTCACAACCCAGTTGACACAACGTTTACAAGCTGTCTTTGGTAGTAAAATAGGCATATATCATTCCAGAATAAATGACAATGAAAGAGCAGAGATATGGAGTAAAATGATGTCTGAAGATCCTTTCGAAATCATTTTAGGTGTCCGTTCATCTATTTTTCTGCCTTTTAATAAACTGGGATTAGTCATCATTGATGAAGAACATGAAATAAGCTTTAAACAACAGGATCCATCACCGCGATATCATGCCCGTGATACAGCCATAATGCTGGCACATCTTTGTAATGCAAAAACCATTCTTGGTTCAGCTACACCTTCACTGGAATCATTTTATAATACAAAAACGGGTAAATATGGACTAGTAACGCTGCAGGAACGTTACAGAAACATTATGATGCCTGAGATTCAAATAGTAAACACCTTTGAATTGAGAAAAAGGAAAAAGATGAAATCTGTTTTGGCTCCTCTACTTATAGATCAAATGAATCAGAGTCTCGAAAATGGAGAACAGGTTATACTTTTTCGAAATCGTCGGGGTTTTGCATCACTAGTTGAATGTGAACAGTGTGCCTGGACCCCAAAATGCAAGAGATGCGATGTTTCGCTCACCTATCATAAAAAACGTGACCGTTTGATTTGTCACTATTGTAATGCCACATATACATTGCCGGCAAAATGCCCATCTTGTAATTCTGAAAATCTTAAGAAGTTGGGGCAGGGCACGGAACAGCTGGAAGAAGAGGTTGAAAGTCTATTCCCTGATTATTTTGTTGGAAGAATGGACCTTGACACAACTCGGGGCAAAGATGCTTATGAAAAAATCATAGATGATTTCCAAAGCAAAAGAGTTCAGATTCTGATTGGCACTCAGATGCTTTCAAAAGGTCTTGACTTTGAAAATGTAGGGGTTGTTGGCGTAATATCTGCAGATTCACTTCTCAACTTCCCCGATTTCAGATCACACGAACGCGGTTTTCAACTTATGATGCAGGCTGCCGGACGTGCGGGACGTAAAAACAAACAGGGTAAAGTTATAATTCAGAGTGCAGATCCGCTTCAACCGATATATGATTATATATTAAACTACGATTATGAAGGTTTTTTTAACTCTCAAATGGCAGAAAGAAAAATGTTTAACTATCCACCCTTCTCCAGACTTATTTCAATTATTATTAAAGATAAAATAGAGCACAAAGTTGAAGCTGCTGCCGGATATATTGCTGAATTACTCAGAATCACTTTTGGTGAAATGATACAGGGACCCGGTAAACCTATAGTTAGTTATATACAAAGCTACCATTTTAGAGAAATACTAATAAAACTCGATAACAATTTTTCACTGAAAAAAACACGTGAAGCTATAAAATCTGCAGAGTCAAAATTTCACTCCAAGAGGGAGTTCAAGTATATTACAATTCAATACGATGTAGATAGAGTATAA
- a CDS encoding DUF2156 domain-containing protein, with the protein MLEFRSFELEDKDLINSYLKNQNYRVSDLCFVNLYAWGKKFNTQFAVCDDWLFIRFKDNYGRNSYLKPIGEGDIKKGIELIIEDHKQFDTVFQIRGVTKEMIAEIEEAMPGVFEYKLNMSVSDYIYTSEKLINLKGKKLQSKRNHINRFKRENSWKYKTLTGNPQLVKECKSMLDKWMEINSDEKDPSLAYDDFATKIMLENFEYLGLKGGLICVNNEIAAFSIGEVLTEDTVVVHVEKAFTSIHGAYTIMNQQFVLNEAAEYKYINREEDMGVENLRKAKLSYQPDILLEKYNARFKE; encoded by the coding sequence ATGCTAGAATTCAGGTCATTCGAATTAGAAGACAAAGATTTAATCAACTCATACCTTAAAAATCAGAATTATAGAGTTTCAGACCTTTGCTTTGTAAATCTATATGCTTGGGGAAAGAAGTTCAATACACAATTTGCTGTGTGTGACGACTGGCTTTTTATAAGATTTAAAGATAACTATGGCCGAAATTCATACCTTAAACCTATTGGTGAGGGTGATATTAAAAAAGGAATAGAGTTAATCATTGAGGACCACAAGCAGTTTGATACAGTATTTCAGATCAGGGGTGTAACCAAAGAGATGATAGCGGAAATTGAGGAAGCTATGCCCGGTGTATTTGAATATAAGCTGAATATGAGTGTTTCGGATTATATATATACATCTGAAAAACTTATCAATCTAAAAGGCAAAAAGCTTCAGAGCAAGAGAAATCATATAAACAGATTCAAACGCGAAAATAGCTGGAAATATAAAACACTTACAGGTAATCCTCAACTGGTGAAAGAGTGTAAAAGTATGCTTGATAAATGGATGGAGATCAATTCTGATGAAAAAGACCCATCACTGGCATATGATGATTTTGCTACAAAAATAATGCTTGAGAATTTTGAGTACCTGGGTCTTAAAGGGGGACTTATATGCGTAAATAATGAAATTGCTGCATTTTCAATAGGTGAAGTACTTACAGAAGATACAGTGGTAGTGCATGTTGAAAAAGCGTTTACATCCATTCATGGTGCATATACAATTATGAACCAGCAGTTTGTTTTAAATGAAGCCGCTGAGTACAAGTATATAAACAGGGAAGAAGATATGGGAGTTGAAAATCTTCGTAAAGCAAAACTCTCATATCAGCCTGATATCCTGCTGGAAAAATATAATGCAAGATTCAAAGAATAA